One Oncorhynchus clarkii lewisi isolate Uvic-CL-2024 chromosome 31, UVic_Ocla_1.0, whole genome shotgun sequence DNA segment encodes these proteins:
- the LOC139391130 gene encoding alpha-internexin: MAMLRVSSYRRQFEEQWSRNGRSGGGCGGQYPSSAVKARGAAAEECTCVQLDFVAAKMLNKESLVRFAKDRSIIAALNDRFVALINMARCFEEDNESLEAQICELEERMTGQQTTSTTVAVPEYSLDAVMERLRKERDQSLFDVEELRRELECLQEQYEETVQQRTLVQLEQEDVGLEVDVVTTDCLALREQVKIYEEQLAHMEAQHETTVQNMVAPVEGPAAAGRGVLEFCNPDIKSALIDIKENYSQLAETIQCECREAGAVVAGAVVAIGAGKELTVARPAGVTGVGQITDVNELKKLIAELEKELAELEKCGEELEDEIEMKREAYVEEIFQLECRLEEMRRQQHELQVQMREQCDDYEELLGQKMAREIEIAAYRGLVEEEDERLCYL, from the exons ATGGCCATGCTGAGAGTGTCGTCCTACCGCCGGCAGTTTGAGGAGCAGTGGAGTCGGAATGGACGGTCCGGCGGAGGCTGTGGAGGGCAGTACCCCTCCTCAGCGGTCAAGGCCAG GGGTGCGGCTGCTGAGGAGTGTACGTGTGTCCAGCTGGACTTTGTGGCTGCCAAGATGCTCAATAAGGAGAGTCTGGTCCGATTCGCTAAAGACCGCAGCATCATTGCCGCCCTAAATGATCGCTTTGTCGCCCTCATCAACATG GCACGCTGCTTTGAGGAGGACAATGAGTCTCTGGAGGCCCAGATCtgtgagctggaggagaggatgaCCGGCCAACAGACCACCTCCACTACCGTAGCTGTCCCTGAATACAGCCTGGACGCCGTGATGGAGAGACTGCGCAAGGAGAGG GACCAGAGCCTGTTTGATGTGGAGGAGCTGAGGAGAGAGCTGGAGTGTCTGCAGGAGCAGTATGAGGAGACCGTTCAGCAGAGGACCCTCGTCCAACTGGAACAGGAAGACGTTGGCCTG GAAGTGGATGTAGTGACCACAGACTGTCTGGCCCTGAGGGAGCAGGTGAAAATCTATGAGGAACAACTGGCTCACATGGAGGCACAGCATGAGACG acgGTTCAGAACATGGTGGCCCCTGTTGAGGGTCCAGCTGCAGCAGGGAGAGGAGTCCTGGAGTTCTGCAACCCTGACATCAAGTCAGCCCTCATAGATATCAAGGAGAACTACAGCCAGCTGGCTGAGACCATCCAG TGTGAGTGCAGGGAAGCTGGTGCGGTTGTTGCTGGTGCTGTTGTCGCCATTGGAGCTGGAAAGGAGCTGACGGTGGCCAGACCTGCGGGGGTCACAGGCGTTGGCCAAATAACGGACGTCAACGAACTGAAGAAACTG ATTGCAGAGCTTGAAAAGGAGCTTGCAGAGCTGGAGAAGTGTGGTGAGGAGCTGGAAGATGAGATTGAGATGAAGAGAGAAGCGTATGTGGAGGAGATATTTCAGCTGGAG tGTCGTCTTGAGGAGATGCGGAGGCAGCAGCATGAACTGCAGGTCCAGATGAGGGAACAATGTGATGACTACGAGGAGCTGCTGGGTCAGAAGATGGCCCGGGAAATCGAGATCGCTGCTTACAG AggtttggtggaagaggaggatgagaggctTTGCTACCTGTGA